From the genome of Vicia villosa cultivar HV-30 ecotype Madison, WI linkage group LG2, Vvil1.0, whole genome shotgun sequence, one region includes:
- the LOC131646263 gene encoding UDP-glycosyltransferase 74B1-like, whose protein sequence is MVVQSQNNNVHNNVHVLVIPYPAQGHISPLIQFAKRLVSKNIKTTFATTHYTVKSITAPNIAVEPISDGFDQSGFAQANDVQLFLTSFKSNGSKTLSNIVQKHQKTSTPITCIVYDSFLPWALDVAKKHGIYGAAFFTNSAAVCNIFCRIHRGLIDVPVDDLPLIVPGLPPLECRDLPSFIRFPESYPAYMAMKLSQFSNLNLADWTFVNTFQALEGEVVKGLTELFPAKLIGPMVPSYYLDGRIKGDKGYGASLWKPLSEDCINWLETKPSKSVAYVSFGSMVSLTLEQMEEIACGLEQSEVNFLWVLRESEQEKLPKGFKELIKENGIIVTWCNQLELLAHDAVGCFVTHCGWNSTLESLSLGVPVVCLPQWADQLPDAKFLEEIWEVGVRPKEDENGVVKRGEFVEGMKVVMEGEKSEIIRRNVREWKKLAREAVSEGGSSDKNINDFVDQLMKKDRNGNLSGY, encoded by the exons ATGGTTGTACAGAGTCAGAACAACAATGTTCACAACAATGTTCATGTCTTAGTGATTCCATACCCAGCACAAGGTCACATAAGTCCACTAATCCAATTCGCTAAGCGATTAGTCTCCAAAAACATCAAAACCACATTCGCAACAACTCACTACACCGTCAAATCCATAACCGCACCAAACATCGCCGTCGAACCAATCTCCGACGGTTTCGACCAATCCGGTTTCGCACAAGCCAACGATGTTCAACtctttctcacttcattcaaatCCAACGGTTCTAAAACACTCTCAAACATCGTTCAAAAACACCAAAAAACTTCAACACCGATCACGTGCATTGTGTATGATTCTTTTCTGCCCTGGGCACTTGATGTTGCTAAGAAACATGGGATTTATGGTGCGGCTTTTTTCACTAATTCGGCTGCTGTTTGTAACATTTTCTGTCGTATACATCGTGGTTTGATTGATGTTCCGGTAGATGATTTGCCTTTGATTGTTCCTGGTCTTCCTCCTTTGGAGTGTAGAGATCTTCCGAGTTTTATAAGGTTTCCGGAAAGTTACCCTGCTTATATGGCTATGAAGTTGAGTCAATTCTCTAATCTCAATCTTGCTGATTGGACGTTTGTTAACACCTTTCAAGCCTTAGAAGGAGAG gtGGTGAAAGGGCTAACTGAGCTATTTCCTGCAAAGTTAATTGGTCCAATGGTTCCTTCTTATTACTTAGATGGTAGAATCAAAGGAGACAAAGGTTATGGAGCAAGTTTATGGAAGCCATTAAGTGAAGATTGCATCAATTGGTTAGAAACAAAACCATCAAAATCAGTAGCATATGTCTCTTTTGGAAGCATGGTTTCTTTAACATTAGAACAAATGGAAGAAATAGCTTGTGGGTTAGAACAAAGTGAGGTAAATTTCCTATGGGTTTTAAGAGAATCAGAGCAAGAAAAATTACCAAAAGGGTTTAAAGAATTGATAAAAGAAAATGGTATAATTGTAACATGGTGTAACCAACTAGAGTTATTGGCACATGATGCTGTTGGTTGTTTTGTGACACATTGTGGTTGGAATTCAACTCTTGAGAGTTTGAGTCTTGGTGTTCCTGTTGTGTGTTTGCCACAATGGGCTGATCAATTACCTGATGCAAAGTTCTTGGAGGAGATTTGGGAAGTTGGTGTGAGGCCAAAGGAAGATGAGAATGGTGTTGTGAAGAGAGGTGAATTTGTTGAGGGTATGAAGGTTGTGATGGAAGGTGAGAAAAGTGAAATTATTAGAAGGAATGTGAGGGAATGGAAGAAGTTGGCTAGGGAGGCTGTTAGTGAAGGGGGTAGTTCTGATAAGAATATTAATGATTTTGTGGatcaattgatgaagaaagataGGAATGGTAATTTGAGTGGTTACTAG
- the LOC131651286 gene encoding uncharacterized protein LOC131651286 → MAFTSTLSIYSQPQLRLRQNRSQYLAVTAVQFVWLPNLKRRRTFALGVSSRSFVVRADSSVPSARASRSRRVYRESQANATLSVATVKQIATSVAPFGVLLAVTIVIWKLAEKLLIPTPKQSKSPASENLSASQGLKWSFAAGTNLLSQLGMKIEKQSQQKLNEFARELRAFPFIDMSGRNFGDEGLFFLAESLAFNQTAEEVSFAANGITAAGMKAFDGVLQSNITLKTLDLSGNPVGDEGAKCLCDILMGNSTIEKLQLNSADLGDEGAKAIAEMLKKNSSLRVLELNNNLIEYSGFTSLAGALLESNSIRNIHLNGNYGGALGANGFAKALEGNKSLRELHLHGNSIGDEGIRSLMTGLASHKGKLSLLDIGNNSLTAKGAFYVAGYIKKIKSLLWLNIYMNDIGDEGAEKIADALKENRSITTLDLGGNNIHAVGVGAVAKVLKDNSIITTLELSYNPIGPDGAKALGEVIKFHGNVKTLKLGWCQIGAKGAEFIADALKYNTTISVLDLRANGLRDEGALCLARSLKVVNEALTSLDLGFNEIRDDGAFAIAQALKSNEDVAVTSLNIGSNFLTKFGQSALADAKDHVFEMTEKEIAIFF, encoded by the exons ATGGCTTTCACTTCCACGCTCTCTATCTACTCGCAACCGCAA CTTCGCCTCCGCCAAAACCGGTCGCAGTATCTGGCCGTAACCGCCGTCCAATTCGTCTGGCTTCCGAATTTAAAGAGGCGGAGAACCTTTGCATTGGGAGTGTCTTCTAGAAGCTTCGTGGTTAGGGCTGACTCTAGTGTTCCTTCTGCACGTGCTTCTCGTTCTCGTAGAGTCTATCGCGAGTCTCAGGCTAATGCGACTCTGTCTGTTGCTACTGTTAAACAGATTGCAACCTCTGTTGCTCCATTTGGTGTCCTCTTAGCAGTCACAATCG TTATCTGGAAGTTGGCAGAGAAGCTTCTTATTCCAACTCCAAAGCAATCAAAGTCTCCGGCTTCTGAAAACCTGTCTGCTTCACAAGGATTGAAATGGTCATTTGCTGCCGGTACAAATTTGTTGTCTCAGCTTGGGATGAAGATTGAAAAGCAATCTCAACAGAAACTTAATGAGTTTGCTCGAGAACTAAGGGCATTTCCATTTATTGATATGTCAG GGCGCAATTTTGGAGATGAGGGTTTATTCTTTCTCGCGGAGAGCTTGGCATTCAACCAG ACTGCAGAGGAAGTGAGTTTTGCTGCGAATGGAATAACTGCTGCTGGAATGAAAGCTTTTGATGGTGTTCTTCAATCGAACATTACACTGAAGACTCTCGATCTTTCAGGAAATCCTGTTGGAGATGAAGGAGCTAAG TGCCTATGTGACATACTGATGGGTAACTCTACCATTGAGAAGCTCCAGCTAAACAGTGCTGACTTGGGGGATGAG GGTGCAAAGGCTATTGCAGAAATGCTGAAGAAAAATTCAAGTTTGCGGGTGCTTGAACTTAACAACAACTTGATCGAATATTCT GGATTTACAAGCCTGGCTGGAGCACTTCTTGAGAGTAACAGCATAAGAAACATACATCTCAA TGGCAATTATGGTGGTGCATTGGGGGCTAATGGATTTGCTAAAGCACTTGAGGGAAACAAGTCCCTAAGG GAACTACATTTGCATGGAAATTCTATTGGTGATGAAGGAATTCGTTCGTTGATGACAGGATTAGCCTCGCATAAGG GGAAACTTTCACTTCTAGACATTGGCAACAACTCATTAACAGCTAAAGGTGCATTCTATGTTGCTGGGTATATTAAAAAGATCAAAAGCCTGTTATGGTTGAACATCTACATGAATGACATCGGTGACGAG GGTGCAGAAAAAATTGCAGACGCTTTAAAGGAAAATCGGTCAATAACAACATTAGATCTG GGGGGAAATAATATTCATGCTGTTGGAGTTGGTGCTGTTGCTAAAGTTTTGAAAGATAATTCCATTATCACCACT TTAGAACTTAGTTATAATCCCATTGGACCAGATGGAGCCAAAGCCTTAGGCGAAGTTATCAAGTTCCATGGAAACGTAAAAACCCTTAAACTTGGTTGGTGCCAG ATAGGAGCAAAAGGGGCGGAGTTTATTGCAGATGCTTTAAAATATAATACGACAATATCAGTTCTGGACTTGCGGGCAAATGGACTAAGAGATGAA GGTGCATTGTGCCTGGCTCGGAGCTTGAAAGTTGTTAATGAAGCTCTGACTTCACTAGATTTAGGATTTAATGAAATAAGG GATGATGGAGCTTTTGCTATCGCTCAAGCACTCAAGTCTAATGAAGATGTGGCTGTTACATCTCTAAACATTGGCAGTAACTTCCTTACCAAATTTGGCCAG AGTGCCTTAGCCGATGCAAAAGACCATGTGTTTGAGATGACTGAAAAGGAAATCGCCATTTTTTTCTAA